tcacataaatATTGGAGACAGTTCATgtatgttcagttgaaattattatttacattattattttctactctgtaaagattttacataaatattgaATACGGTAACACAATTAGTTCAACTCACTCACAAAATTAATGTAACAAATTCAAATGTGGTTTTACATGTGAAAGGGACGGAGTAATGGCTGGGTGTGAGCAAGGAACTCTTTGATAGTATCACGGATCTCAACTGGATCTCTAGTTTGCTCATGATTGAACACAGGTGGCGGCTGTTCACGTTCAGCTGGTTCATCTGCTAGTCTGTTGAGAAGGTGGCGGGGAATCACAACTTTTCTAGTTTCCAGCATGTTATGCAATATACAGCATGTAGTAATAAGCTTGGGCACCAACTTATACTTGACATCAATACACTTCCGCAGCATTCTCCAGCGTGCTTTGAGTCTTCCAAACGCAATCTCGACACACATGCGTGCTTTGCTGTGGTAAACATTAAATGACTCCTTTTCGGGTGACAAGTTGGCCCCTGTGAAACCTTTAATGATTTGTCTAGATATAGGGTATGCAGGGTCGCCAAGGATGTGGAGTGGAAAACTCTCTCCATGAACAATTTTATCCCGTTTTGGCATATTTTGCATCACTAATGTACTCAGCCTTGATCTTCTAAAAACGGCGGCATCGTGAGCACTGCCTGGGGTGTTGGCATAAACGTCTCTAAACAGATACTGAACATCAACCACCGCTTGCATGACAACACTTGGGTAAATTTTCCTACATAGAAAATCAGCCATGCCATCAGCAGGTGGTATGATCTCAAAGTGTGTTCCATCGACAGCCCCTATGGCTTGTGGGTATTTGTAATTAGCTTCGATGATATCAGCAATCTCCCCTGCTTCTACATCTGAGTACCAGGTGATGAACTGATGTTTTTTTTTTGACATTGCATGGCAGAAAGCATACAAGCATCGATGGACTGTAGTCTTACTGACCCCGAACACTGTTGCAACTTTGCTATATTCGCAGCATGAAGCCAGTTTGAAGATTGCTATGCACACCCTGTGAATAAGAGAATATTGCCACAATTAACCAAACAGTTTTACAAGACATATTGAAAAATGTACCACTATTCCTATATGGCATGTTTTCCGTATGCCACAATTCCTACATGACATAATAAATGAATGGCATTACCTCTTCTTCAGTGGAACAGGTTCCCGTACACATCTTTCTTGAGGAGACATATCGTCACGTACTAGCTCACAAATCTCATCCACAATGGTTTCTGGCATTCTGAAATGCTGCAGCCACACACCTGGCCTTGACTTAGGCAAAACATTATCATACCAAGAGGGTGTCACCTGTGGGAGAGAGGAGACGATGAGTAGAAGTGACAGAATAGTATGATGTGTTAACCCTAATATTTTAGGATATTTATGTTTTAGCACTGTATTtccaattattttttttataaattttattgttatatgtattgtgaatattgtttgaaaaaataaatgtcatacagaaattaaaataaaagcaactaaCATACTACTAATGAATGACAACTAAACAGACTTACACACTGAACAGATTCCCATTCAACAGGTAACTTTCTCTTTCTATTTTGTCTTCTTGTCCTTCTAGAAGTGGCTTCTAACAGTATGGCGTCCTGTCgcgtattactttgtaaaaattgtgttaaaatTAGTAATACATTGTGAaggtgtattgtaaataaaagtgtaaTTACGAGAAAAGCATAAAAAAGACGTTTCTGGCGTTCGGTCTGCATGATTGCTGTGCGCAAGCGCGGCGCGTGGCGTTCCTATTTATACACTTTCTCTTCTCCGACAGTTTTGCTGGAAATCATAATCATCACTGGGCAGCATGGAAACGCCcgatcccctcgacttcggagagcgcaactccgaagcactgcgcatcatgtaAACATAGTGATAATCATTCCTTTGCAAGGTCATTTATACTTAAAGTCATCTTTGATTGATTCTTCATTTCAAGGTCATTCATTCTCAAGGTCATTTATGCTCCAAATCATTAACATTGATTAGTCATTCTCAAGGTCATTCATCATTTACATTCAGAAGGGCTGCAGATTACTTGTACTCAACGTCAGTCGTAGCTAGGATCCTTCGTGCTCAAGGTCACTCAAGGTCAATCAAACTAGGTAGCTGCCTTCGCATAAATAATAAGTACATAAATCGTGTCATGAGCTAGCTTTAAACGTCAGCTGTAGCATGGCTTCAATATCTGATATATTTGTGTGTTTcacaaaaatctttttgtaaaacaaagttttttgcgCCCCTAAAACGTTTTTTCCAGTGTTAGCCTGAAAGGTGTCTCGAGTTCTACATTTGTCACGTCGAGTATTAACCAAATAATAACTTAAATATGGCATGCTCCTTGCTATTTACTTCTTTATAACAAATCATCCAGATGATTCTGCTTCCATTCATGAATTCTGGTTAGGTTAG
The sequence above is drawn from the Watersipora subatra chromosome 5, tzWatSuba1.1, whole genome shotgun sequence genome and encodes:
- the LOC137397417 gene encoding uncharacterized protein yields the protein MITNGTTDITSQPSRIDGREQLPVSAADASGASLEFATDSQQLATLYPYARNTALPPSSESVLLLMPPDFMYRKLANPLGVQHEFVSKDWLCPLFSLFHVRSFSIVSLVVCASSTATESSLGTRRLGPETVVASKSIATARVIVLCQPAVHSCPSLPLFNLREHATTGEWSNQPSITLWVTPSWYDNVLPKSRPGVWLQHFRMPETIVDEICELVRDDMSPQERCVREPVPLKKRVCIAIFKLASCCEYSKVATVFGVSKTTVHRCLYAFCHAMSKKKHQFITWYSDVEAGEIADIIEANYKYPQAIGAVDGTHFEIIPPADGMADFLCRKIYPSVVMQAVVDVQYLFRDVYANTPGSAHDAAVFRRSRLSTLVMQNMPKRDKIVHGESFPLHILGDPAYPISRQIIKGFTGANLSPEKESFNVYHSKARMCVEIAFGRLKARWRMLRKCIDVKYKLVPKLITTCCILHNMLETRKVVIPRHLLNRLADEPAEREQPPPVFNHEQTRDPVEIRDTIKEFLAHTQPLLRPFHM